The following nucleotide sequence is from Chloracidobacterium validum.
ATCCCCATGATTCACTGTGAGGCCTGTGGCACGATTTCCCCGGAAGCTGAAGAAAACCTGCCGGTTCTGTTGCCACCCGACTTGGATTTTTCTACCGGCGCGCCCTTGGCCACGCATCCAACCTTCACCAAGGTCACTTGTCCCAACTGCGGCGCGCCGGCCCGACGCGACACCGATACCATGGACACGTTCGTGGACTCCAACTGGTACTACTTCCGCTACTGCGACCCGCGCAATGCCGAGCGACCATTTAATCGGGAGGTCGTCCACCGCTGGACACCGGTGGATTTTTACATCGGCGGCGATGAGCACGCCGTCATGCACCTGATTTACACGCGGGCGTGGACAATGATGATGCGCGACATTGGGTTGGTTGATTTTGGCGAGCCGGTCAAACGGCTTCTCACCCAGGGCATGGTCATTCTCAATGGCGCGAAAATGTCAAAGTCGCTGGGCAATATCGTGGACCCAGACGAGATGATCCGGCGCTATGGCGCGGACGCCACCCGGCTATCCATCCTATTTGCGGCCCCGCCCGAACGGGAAGTAGATTGGAAACGGATTACGGATGAGCACGGCGAAGACGACTATCCGGCCGCCGAAGGCGCGATGCGGTATCTGGCTCGTGTCTGGCGGTTGGCGCACCGGTGGCACGACCGGTGCCGCGCCGTGACTGGTCTGCCCGAAACGACCTCACCGGCGGCAGAAGCCGCGCGGCGCGCTACACACCAGGCGCTGGCGCGGGCGACTGATGCGTTTGAAAACGGGCTCCGCCTCAACGTCGTGGTAGCCACCTGCATGGAACTGACCAATGCGCTCTATGACTTTGACACCGCCGTTGGGGACACGACCGCCGTCACCGATGTCCAGACCATGCGGGAAGGCCTCGAAGCCCTCACCACCATGCTGGCCCCGCTGGCCCCGCACACGGCCGAAGCGCTTTGGCAAGCCCTTGGGCACGAAACCTCGCTTGCCGAAGCCAACTGGATGGACCCTGATCCCGACCTTGCCCGCGAACCACAGTTGGAAATTCCGGTGCAGGTCAACGGCAAGCTCAAAAGCAAGGTCTTGGTGGCGGCAGATAGTTCGGATGCGGACTTGGAAGCCGCCGCACTGGCCGACGCCAAGATTCAAGCGTTGACGGCGGACAAGACCATCGCCAAGGTCATCGTCGTTCCCAAGCGGCTGGTCAACGTGGTCATCCGGTAAGCGACCCGGCTTGGTTGACGTTCTCTCACTTGAAAGGTCACTGCGTTTATGAACGCCATTGTTTTTCACGCCCCGCACGAAATTGGATGGCAATCCATTGCCTTACCGCCTATGACCCCAACTTCGGTACGGGTTGCCACCAAACTCACCTCCATCAGCGCCGGGACAGAGCGCATGACACTCGAAGGACGACTGCCGGGGATGCCACAACTGCGCTATCCGCTTATCCCAGGGTATGAAAACGTCGGCGAAGTCGTCGAAGTCGGGGCAGATGTTGACCCGGCGCAGTTCAAGGTGGGCGACCGCGTGTTTCTCCCCGGCACGGTTCGCTACGAAGGCTTTTTTTCCGTTTTCGGCGGCCAGGTCTCGGAATCCATCAGTGAGGTTCAGCGCCCGATCAAAGTGCCGGACGGCATCTCGGATGAAACCGCGCTCCTGTTGGCACTTGGGGCCACGGCTCACCACGGCGTGCGCGATTTGGTACCCGCCGGCAACCAGCCCTCGGTTCTGGTCCTCGGTCAAGGTATCGTCGGACAACTGGCGGCCCGGATGCTCACTGAAGCCGGCGCAGAAGTTACCGTTGCCGATACGATTCCCTTTCGCGTCGGACTGGGCGAAGCTGACCACTTCATTGTTGTCAATCAGGAGAGCGACATCCCGTCTGATAGCTTTGATGTCGTCGTCGAAGCAACCGGCAACGTGGCCTGCTTCGACACAGCCGTGCGCGCCCTCAAAAAACACGGACATCTGCGCTCACTCGGCTTTTACGAAGACATTCGGTTTGCTTTCGGTCCAGCCTTCATCAAAGAAATTCGGCTTGACATTGCCGGTGAATGGGATGCGCAAGACATAGCCGCAACTTGCCGGTTCCTCGCCGCGCAGGACGACGCCCTCCGGCAGCTCCTCACGCACCAGTTACCGGCCAGCGATCCGGTTCGGGCCTATGGCGTTGCCTTGCGTGATCCAGAGTGTTTGAAAATCGCACTCACATGGTAAGTTGAAAGTAAGGGTGAAGGCGATGGTCTTCACCCTGAAGTGTTTTTCCCATGGGCGACGTTCCCCAGCCCCTTGTTTTGACGCCGGCATCCGTGCCGCGCTGGTCTTCTCACCTTTCTCGCCTGATCGGGAGCGTCTCATCCTATGCCACTCTCACAAGAAGTCGAACAGCTCACCCAAACGGCCCTACGCGCCGGACTCACCCTCAACGTCAAACGTGACGTGGACACCAGCAATGCGTTTTGGGGGGCGTTGTTTACGTTTGGGTGCTTGCCTGACTTGCAGGTTGTCATCAACGGTCCGGTGGGATGCTACACGTTGCCGATCACCTCGATTCTCAACTACACCGACACGATTCCGAACCTGCCGAACGTCATTTCAACTGATTTCACCGAACGCGAAGTGACGCTCGACGGCACGAATCCCATTTTGCGCACGGCCCTTGATGGACGCTCCACGCTCAACCACCAGCGCCGCGCCACAGTTGTCTTGACGACACAGGAAAGCGAACTCATCAGCACCGATGGCTTTGAGTCCGGTTCAAGCGTTGCCGGGTCCGTCGCCCACTTTGAGAGTCGGGCGCTGCAAGACGACGAATGGCAAGGGCGCGATGCCGCGCTGCTTTACCTCTATGAACAGCGCGAATGGCTGCTGACATCTTCTGGTCATGACGCAAGAGCCTTACGGCAGGCCGCCGAGAACCGGACAAAGCCGCGCGTGACCATCATTGGCCCAACCTATGGCTGTTTCAACGGCTATGCCGATCTGGCCGAGATTGAGCGGCTCATCCGTGGCATCGGGGCGGAGGTCGGATGCGTCATGCCACTTCGGTCGCGGATCGCTGACCTAGCAACCCTGGACGCCTGCGACGCCTGTGTCGTCATGTACCAGGAGTTTGGGGCGAACCTCGCCGCGCGCCTGGGCAAGCCCTATCTCTATGCCCCATTTGGCATTCACGACACGACCGAGTTCGTGCGTGAACTTGGCCGGATGCTCGGTCTGCCGACGCAAGCCGAAGCCTTCATTCAGCAGGAAAAACAAACTACGCTCCGGGCTTTCTGGGACCTCTGGCGCAGCCCGCACCAGGATTTCTTTGGCACATCGAGCTTCGGCGTTGCCGCGGGCGAAACCTATACCCAAGGGATCCGGCGTGTGCTGCAGGATGAATTTGGCATGCGTCCGACGCTCGTGGCCTCGCGTCAGGCGAAATCCGGGCCGTTTGCTTACAGCGCGATTGACGTTCGGCAGACGCTCCTCGATGACCCACCGATGCTGCTGTTTGGCTCGATTAACGAGAAAATCTACATCAGTGAGCTTGAACTGCTCACCGGTTACATTCCGGCGTCTTTTCCGGGGCCTGTGGTTCGGCGGTCAACCGGAACGCCGTTCATGGGTTACGCCGGGGTGGTCTATCTGGCGCAGGAAATCAGCAACTTCTTGTTTGAGATTTTGTTCCGCCACCTGCCCGTGGAAGGACTCGAACGCAAACAGGCGCAGGAAACGACCATGGCCGTTCCAGATGCCGAAATCATCTGGAATCCCGACGCCATCGAACGCATGAATGTCGTCCTGAAAAAAGTGCCGTTCTTTGTGCGCATTTCCGCCAGTAAAAAACTGCGGATCGAAGCCGAGCGGGAAGCCATTCAGCGCCGGATTCGAGAAGTCACCCCGGACATCATTGACGACGTGGCCCGCCGATTTGCGCGCTAGGGTATCATTTGACGCAACCGAACCTTTCTGCGTCATGGGATGAAACCCACATGGATGACTATGCCGACTTTGCCCACGCTGTCTATGCGACCGGTGTGCTCTCCGACCCATGGTTGTGGGGCGAGCCGCGTTTTCGGTTGCAGGGAGCCATCATCTCACCGTCCCTTGCCAACCAGTTGGCCGAGGCGGCTGAAGCTGTGACCTACCTTCACCAGGCGCTGGTTGAAATCTTGCTGGATAAGCCAGAGTTCATCGCATCGTTTTATCAGCTCACCCCCTTCCAGCGCATGATGTGGCAGGCGGCTGGAGGGATGTGGCATGGCATGGCGCGGGCTGACCTGTTCCTGTGCGCCGATGGACGCATCCAGTGCTGTGAACTCAACAGCGATACGCCCTCGGGCCAACCCGAGGCCGTCTGGCTCAACCACCTCCGCCAAGCTGCCCACCCCGGCTGTCTTGACCCAAATCTGAACTTTCCGGCGCGATTTCTTGAACTGCTGCGTGAAAGCCACGCCAAACGCACGGACACGCCACTGACCAAGGTCGGGATTGTCTATCCGACCGAGTTGACAGAAGACCTCTGCATGATCGCCGCCTTCTCACGGTGGCTGGAAGCTGAAGGGATACACGTCGTCACTGGCTCACCCTACAATCTCTGTCGAACACCAACCGGTGTCGCTTTGCTGGGCCAGCCGGTGGACTTAATTCTGCGCCATTACAAAACGGACTGGTGGGGGGAGCGCCTGCCGGTTTGGGCAGATGCCGAGGGCTACCCTGACGATGAACCACTCACCGAGCCGCTGTTGGCCCTGCTAGATGCCGATGTGCAGGAACAGGTGACGGTCGTCAACCCATTCGGCGCGGTTGTGACCCAAAACAAGCTTTCATTGGCGTTCTTCTGGGAAGAAATGGAGCGCTTCACACCCGAAGCCCAGCAGCTCATTCGCCGCTTCATCCCTGAAACCTATCGTTTGACCCAAATTTCGCTTGACCGGCTATGTGATGAGCGCGAGCAGTGGGTTCTCAAAAGTGACTACGGCTGCGAGGGCGCGGAAACGGTTTGCGGCCCCTTTGTCACGCCGGAAGTGTGGGAGAAAGCCATCGAACTGGCCCTGCCAGAACACTTCGTGGCGCAGCGTTTCTTCGAGGTTCAAGCTGACAATGAAGGCTGGTTGCCTAACTATGGCGTGTTTGTGTTGGGCGGTGGGGCGGCCGGTTTCTTCACCCGCCTGTCGAAAAAGAGTACGGAATACAACGCGGTAACCGCGCCAACGTACATCAGTGGCACGCCAGCTTAGTCAGCGCTTTAGTCAGCGCTGGGCGCACGATTGGCGAAATATCGCAAGATGGAGACCCCATCGACCGGCGGGCAGTTCAGTACCTGACAGGCATCGGCCACGTACTGGGGCCGGCGCATGCCAACGAGCACACAACTCAACTCCGGCAGGCTGCGCAACGTATTGATGGCCATTTGGCTGAGGGATTGCTCCCGGCTTTCATAGCCAGCGCTAGAGAGCTGCTTCCGCACGGCGTCCGACTGGTGCTGGGCCTGTGCTGCGGCAAACTCGGCTACTGACGCCAGCGCAGCATTGGCCAACGCCATAAACTGTTCCTGCCAGGCAGTGAAAGCCACCGCATGGGGAGGTGCTGGTGGCGTAAGCTGCTCCAGCCATCGGCGAACCGGCAGGACGACCAGCCGGTAGGCGTTCTGCTCCCAGGCAAACGGGGAGTCAAGCCGTGGCGCAAGCTGAAGCAGCCAATCGGTTAAGCCACCTTCGCCCATGAGCGGCAGCTTGAAATCAGCCGTCAGCCGCGTCTCGTGCTCACGCAGTGGTGACAACGCCGCCGCCAAGGCGTCGAGCGATGGTCGGCTGCCTGGGGGCAGGAAGTCGGCCAACCGTACCATGCGCTGCTGTGTAAAGGCATTGAGGGGCCGGTTGGCCAGCGTGCCGATGCCCTTTGCCGTACACAATGCAAGTGGTGTCAAACCGGCATTATTGATTTCTGTCACGGCCCCGGTCTCAAACAGGTTGAGTGGAAATTGCACCACCTTGAAGTGGTGATGCGGCGTGATGGACTCCGCCTGGGCCAAACAGCGCGCAAGACTGGTGTGGGTTGGGTCGCGCTGTGGTAGCGGAAAGTTGTTTGAGGAAATGCCGTAGAAACGAAGCGTACCGGCAGCAACCTGCGCTTCGAGAAAGACAAAGGCTTCACGAATGCGGCGGTAGAACTCATCGTGATCGGCGTCCGTGACGCCATGCTTGGCACGAGCGTTGAGAAAGTATTCGGGATTATGGAGCAAAAAGACATCCAGCGTGGCGACACCTAGGCGCTCCCGGCTGCGTTCAATCTGGGTTGCCAGAAAGTCTGGGTGGATGCAGTGCCAAAGACCTGGGCCGTACTTGACTACTTCGGGAAAGTGGCGACGCTGGGCCAAGCGCATGTTGTCGCCCTGGATGTACCCACCTTTTGTGACGATGATAACAGAAGCGCGATCAATGTCGCGGAGAACACGTCCGACGGTGCGTTCAGACCCACCGTCAGTGTAGTTGGCACTGGTGTCAATCAAATTCCCGCCTTGCGCCAGATAAGCACGCAGCGCTGCCTCATGGGTTGGATCGTCTTCTTCGATGCGATAGCAGCCGAAGCCTAATGGATGACACCACAGCCCGGTCTGACCAAGCGGTTTGAAATGTGGCGGGATCTCCTTTGGCGTGTGCGCGCTCCCTGCAATGGTGCTGGTCATTCCCCCGACCTCCAGCGTGAACCGACAACAAAAAAGCCTCCGCCACGCGAAGGCTTGTGACGAACTGCCCGAAGCTCATCACCTAAACAAACTCTTTTTCAAGTAGCAGATGGGCTTTGCGTAATTCAAATCGCGCGCGCCCAATGTTACCGCCCGGCCCAAGCGTGAGGATGATGAAGTACTCGCGTCCAATCAAGCGCACCACAAGCCGGAAGTCATCCGACACCAGTGTTAGTTCATTCAACAGGCCTACGCCCGTGTCGGATGACATTCGCATCGTGTTACGCAACAGGGTCGCGTGTGACGTGGCAATCAGTGCAACATGCTCACCGAGTTCCATTTTCGATGGGACTTGGGCTTGTTCGATAGCTAAGCCGTCAAGTCCCATAATGGCAATACCGATGCTGCCCTCGACCCGCTCCAGGATACCCTTGAGCAGCTCTGAAAACGTCACGGCTGCCCTCCACTGGTGGCGGGCTGGGGAGAGACTGGTGGTTCACCACCAGAGAGAATGTTTTCGCCACGCCCAATACGGGGGGTAATAAAGAACAGGAGCTCACCAGTTGAACGTGACAACTCCCGCCGCTTGAAAAGTTCACCCAACAACGGCAAGCTGGAGATGCCTGGCGTTCGGAAGACATTTGTCGTTTCCGTATCATTGAGCACGCCACCGATGATCGTCGTACCACCATCGGGGACAATCACCTGGGTTGTTGCCGAGCGGCGGCTGATACTTGTGAACCCATTGATAACCTGTCCTGGAGCATCATTCGTCACAGATACGTTCAGAAGCACATTCCCCTCCGTCGTGATCTGAGGCGTAATGTTCAGGCCAATCGTTGCATTGACAAATGTAACCGTCTGCGCCACCCCAACGCCGGCCGTAGCAATGAAGGGAATCTGTGTTCCAGAGGCAATCGTGGCTTGAGCGTTGTTGAGGACGGTGACGCGCGGCGCGGCAATGGCCTTGGCTACCCCTTTCTGTTCGTTAGCCGTTAGGGTGGCAGCTAGTAACGCCGTTCCAATCGGCCCGGTTGTCAGGCCTAGGACGGACGAGCCGCCGCCGGAAATGCCTGGTGCTGCAACGGGGCCAATGAGAAGCCCCGGCGCCAGTGATGCCCCAGTTCCTCCACCCTCTGCAGCAGTGTCCAAAAACGTTCCGGCTGAAGTTGAGAACGCGGCCGCTCGTCCCTGACGGGTTGTAGCAGCCGCAAAGAGTTGAACACCTAGCTCACGTGAGAAGTTACGTGAAGCAAACACAATCCGGGCTTCAATCTCAACTTGAGGTTCTGGCACATCGAGGCGGGCAATGACATCCCGAACTTGCTCTAGGGAGGAAGGAATATCCGTGATAATCACCGTGTTGGTTCGTGGATTGATCGAAATCCGCCCAGCCGGAGAAAGTGACTGCTGAACAATCGAGACAAACCCAATCCCACCCAGCAAACCACCAAGCGGCTGCCCTGAAGGACTTTGGAGTGCAACCCCACCCGCTGCCTGCTGCTGAGCAGCATTTTGATCAACACGTTCGTACTTCAGCTTGAAGTATTCGGTCACGGTCGGAGCGCTGTAAATCTCTTGAAGGCGCTGGTTTCGGCGATTTTGCTCCTCAGCCGTGATAGCCGCCACCGTCGCCACTCGCACGATCATCCCCTCACGGCGATACGTAAGCTGGTTTGCGCGCAGGATGGATTCAAGCACTTGTGTCCAGGGCACCTGGTTGACCTTGAGGGTTACCGGAACCTTGCCAACTGATTTGTCGAGAACAAAGTTCACATCATAGTTATCAGAAATAAACCGGAGAATGTCGGAGAGATCAACATTGGTAATATCCAGACTCACCGGATCGCCTTGATAGGACGGGTCACCAAACTGCGCGCCACGCCCCCCTTGCGGTCGCCGTCCTGTCGTGGGCGACGGGGCATGCGCCGGCGCGGACGAAGCCGCTTCAGATGTTGGCTTGACCTTTGCGGCTTTCTCTTTTGCCGATGTTTCGGTACTAGCACCAGCGCTCGCACTACGTGCTGGCGGAACCGTCAGCGCCGCCGGCTCTGGACGCGCGCTTGTCAGGCGCTTTGGCGTCGGTGCTTCCGAAGCATCTGCTTTGGAAGCCGGTGAAGCTGATGCTGTCGGCTGCAGTGTGGGTGTGCCGACGGACTTTTCAACCGAAGCATCCGTAACCACCCCATTTGCAGCCGGCATGGCCGAACTAGACGACGTCGACGCTCCAGGCTCACTGGCGACGGCTGCGCCGACCGATGCGCGGGCTGGTGACCCGGCGAAACGCACGACCAAACCGGACTCCGACTCACTCACGGTATATGGTACCGACTGCCTCAAGTCGAAAACGACCCGAGTGGTACGCCCGTCTGGTTCGCCGACCCTGACTCTGGACACGAGGCTGTCGTCGCCAGAGATTGTCCGTTTTTCAACTGCTGCGGCTGCATCAAAAAGGTCTATCACCAATCGAGAAGGATTCTGCAGGACAAAATGATTGTACTTTGGCCTGGCCGTGAGTCCCAACTCGGCAATTGTTGCATCATCCAACTTGGCCAAGGTCACGGATTTGAGAGACGGCAACTTGGCGTTCGTTGACTTCGTTGCGCGGGATGCGCCTGTCCGGCTAAAGGTTACTGGTTGAACCACAGATGGCAAGGCTTCGCGCGCCGCCGGCGGGCCAGCAACGACGGACTCAGAAGATGGGCTTGCCTTGGGTTGAACGCCGCCCTCTCCAGCAAAAACCCCAGCCGCAGGGGCCTTCGTCGCCGGTTCAAACTCGATCACGAGCGATCTGGCGTCATTGCGCAAGTAGGAGCGCACTTCACAAGGCTCACGCAAGGTAATCTCAAGCCGCGACGTGGCCTGTCCAATCAATCCAGATTTGACGACAACTGAAGCAACCAGTCCCTGTTCAGCACGGTATTCAGGCTGTAATGCCGATGTGTCCGCGCCGTACAGGTCAATGGAAACCAAGTGTGGTTCAGGCTTTGACACATTATAATCAAGACGAGCCGTGCTCTGTAACTGGACACGTGTTACGGACGGCGAATCAGAGCGTACATCCAGCGTCGAGACGATGACGGTTTCCGGCGCAGCCGCAAGGCCCCGGATTGGCCTTGCCTCACACAACCCGAATCCACAGAGCAGGACGAGTGCCACGCTGACATATGAGCGTTTCGGCAGGGATTTCATAGCTCTCCTCCGATGAAGCATTCACTATTGACCTAGAGAATCTAAACCTGACCAAATCACTTGATGAACTTTATGTTGAGCCGGAAGACTGCCTTCCCGAAAAGCCAGT
It contains:
- a CDS encoding zinc-binding dehydrogenase, translated to MNAIVFHAPHEIGWQSIALPPMTPTSVRVATKLTSISAGTERMTLEGRLPGMPQLRYPLIPGYENVGEVVEVGADVDPAQFKVGDRVFLPGTVRYEGFFSVFGGQVSESISEVQRPIKVPDGISDETALLLALGATAHHGVRDLVPAGNQPSVLVLGQGIVGQLAARMLTEAGAEVTVADTIPFRVGLGEADHFIVVNQESDIPSDSFDVVVEATGNVACFDTAVRALKKHGHLRSLGFYEDIRFAFGPAFIKEIRLDIAGEWDAQDIAATCRFLAAQDDALRQLLTHQLPASDPVRAYGVALRDPECLKIALTW
- a CDS encoding nitrogenase component 1 gives rise to the protein MPLSQEVEQLTQTALRAGLTLNVKRDVDTSNAFWGALFTFGCLPDLQVVINGPVGCYTLPITSILNYTDTIPNLPNVISTDFTEREVTLDGTNPILRTALDGRSTLNHQRRATVVLTTQESELISTDGFESGSSVAGSVAHFESRALQDDEWQGRDAALLYLYEQREWLLTSSGHDARALRQAAENRTKPRVTIIGPTYGCFNGYADLAEIERLIRGIGAEVGCVMPLRSRIADLATLDACDACVVMYQEFGANLAARLGKPYLYAPFGIHDTTEFVRELGRMLGLPTQAEAFIQQEKQTTLRAFWDLWRSPHQDFFGTSSFGVAAGETYTQGIRRVLQDEFGMRPTLVASRQAKSGPFAYSAIDVRQTLLDDPPMLLFGSINEKIYISELELLTGYIPASFPGPVVRRSTGTPFMGYAGVVYLAQEISNFLFEILFRHLPVEGLERKQAQETTMAVPDAEIIWNPDAIERMNVVLKKVPFFVRISASKKLRIEAEREAIQRRIREVTPDIIDDVARRFAR
- a CDS encoding glutathionylspermidine synthase family protein is translated as MDDYADFAHAVYATGVLSDPWLWGEPRFRLQGAIISPSLANQLAEAAEAVTYLHQALVEILLDKPEFIASFYQLTPFQRMMWQAAGGMWHGMARADLFLCADGRIQCCELNSDTPSGQPEAVWLNHLRQAAHPGCLDPNLNFPARFLELLRESHAKRTDTPLTKVGIVYPTELTEDLCMIAAFSRWLEAEGIHVVTGSPYNLCRTPTGVALLGQPVDLILRHYKTDWWGERLPVWADAEGYPDDEPLTEPLLALLDADVQEQVTVVNPFGAVVTQNKLSLAFFWEEMERFTPEAQQLIRRFIPETYRLTQISLDRLCDEREQWVLKSDYGCEGAETVCGPFVTPEVWEKAIELALPEHFVAQRFFEVQADNEGWLPNYGVFVLGGGAAGFFTRLSKKSTEYNAVTAPTYISGTPA
- a CDS encoding aldo/keto reductase; translated protein: MTSTIAGSAHTPKEIPPHFKPLGQTGLWCHPLGFGCYRIEEDDPTHEAALRAYLAQGGNLIDTSANYTDGGSERTVGRVLRDIDRASVIIVTKGGYIQGDNMRLAQRRHFPEVVKYGPGLWHCIHPDFLATQIERSRERLGVATLDVFLLHNPEYFLNARAKHGVTDADHDEFYRRIREAFVFLEAQVAAGTLRFYGISSNNFPLPQRDPTHTSLARCLAQAESITPHHHFKVVQFPLNLFETGAVTEINNAGLTPLALCTAKGIGTLANRPLNAFTQQRMVRLADFLPPGSRPSLDALAAALSPLREHETRLTADFKLPLMGEGGLTDWLLQLAPRLDSPFAWEQNAYRLVVLPVRRWLEQLTPPAPPHAVAFTAWQEQFMALANAALASVAEFAAAQAQHQSDAVRKQLSSAGYESREQSLSQMAINTLRSLPELSCVLVGMRRPQYVADACQVLNCPPVDGVSILRYFANRAPSAD
- a CDS encoding roadblock/LC7 domain-containing protein; translated protein: MTFSELLKGILERVEGSIGIAIMGLDGLAIEQAQVPSKMELGEHVALIATSHATLLRNTMRMSSDTGVGLLNELTLVSDDFRLVVRLIGREYFIILTLGPGGNIGRARFELRKAHLLLEKEFV
- the pilQ gene encoding type IV pilus secretin family protein; translated protein: MKSLPKRSYVSVALVLLCGFGLCEARPIRGLAAAPETVIVSTLDVRSDSPSVTRVQLQSTARLDYNVSKPEPHLVSIDLYGADTSALQPEYRAEQGLVASVVVKSGLIGQATSRLEITLREPCEVRSYLRNDARSLVIEFEPATKAPAAGVFAGEGGVQPKASPSSESVVAGPPAAREALPSVVQPVTFSRTGASRATKSTNAKLPSLKSVTLAKLDDATIAELGLTARPKYNHFVLQNPSRLVIDLFDAAAAVEKRTISGDDSLVSRVRVGEPDGRTTRVVFDLRQSVPYTVSESESGLVVRFAGSPARASVGAAVASEPGASTSSSSAMPAANGVVTDASVEKSVGTPTLQPTASASPASKADASEAPTPKRLTSARPEPAALTVPPARSASAGASTETSAKEKAAKVKPTSEAASSAPAHAPSPTTGRRPQGGRGAQFGDPSYQGDPVSLDITNVDLSDILRFISDNYDVNFVLDKSVGKVPVTLKVNQVPWTQVLESILRANQLTYRREGMIVRVATVAAITAEEQNRRNQRLQEIYSAPTVTEYFKLKYERVDQNAAQQQAAGGVALQSPSGQPLGGLLGGIGFVSIVQQSLSPAGRISINPRTNTVIITDIPSSLEQVRDVIARLDVPEPQVEIEARIVFASRNFSRELGVQLFAAATTRQGRAAAFSTSAGTFLDTAAEGGGTGASLAPGLLIGPVAAPGISGGGSSVLGLTTGPIGTALLAATLTANEQKGVAKAIAAPRVTVLNNAQATIASGTQIPFIATAGVGVAQTVTFVNATIGLNITPQITTEGNVLLNVSVTNDAPGQVINGFTSISRRSATTQVIVPDGGTTIIGGVLNDTETTNVFRTPGISSLPLLGELFKRRELSRSTGELLFFITPRIGRGENILSGGEPPVSPQPATSGGQP